TAAATCCGCCCCGTTCCTTCCGTGCCGTTTGCTTTTCCCGCCCGCCTCCCCCCTCTCCGCTTCAAACACTTTCTGGTATTGAAACGGTTTTAAAGTATTCAAATTTTTGTCTGTTTCCACCCAAATACTGCCGCCGTCGCCGCCGTCGCCGCCGTCCGGACCACCCTTCCAGAGATTTTTTTCGTGATGAAAACTCACCCGGCCATTTCCGCCGTCGCCGGCCTTTATCGTAATTCTGGCATAGTCAATCATGTCATATTCTAACACACTTACCCTTGACGTAAGGTACCGTACCTTACATAATAAACCAATGCCCAGCCGCTACTATTTACGCCAATTCTACCCCGACACTTTTCACCACATTTATAACCGCGGCGCCTATAAACAAAAAATCTTTATTACTCAAAAAGATTATCAAACTTTCCTGGACATTTTGTCGTATTATTTAAAATTCCCTACCGGTAAACCATTCGTCAGAGCCGCTAAAAAATTTCCCACCAACTCTCCCGCTTGTCCATTATTAGCTTTTTGTTTAATGCCTAATCATTTTCATTTATTGATTCAGCAAGTCAACAATCAACCGACCATCGCCAACTTATTAAAAAGGGTGAGTATCACCTACGCCATGTACTTCCAGGAAAAACATCAGCACTCCGGT
This is a stretch of genomic DNA from Candidatus Beckwithbacteria bacterium. It encodes these proteins:
- a CDS encoding transposase — translated: MPSRYYLRQFYPDTFHHIYNRGAYKQKIFITQKDYQTFLDILSYYLKFPTGKPFVRAAKKFPTNSPACPLLAFCLMPNHFHLLIQQVNNQPTIANLLKRVSITYAMYFQEKHQHSGALFQSKYKSISVQSENQLLYLSKYIHLNPTKMTGTVPYIYSYSSLKDYINLTETRTWIHPEIILNAAFPNSPNPGTKYQKFVLDINDQNSELIQPVTID